gattggaagggaccctaaagaccATCTTGTTACAACACCTGACACCTTCTATGAAgccaagccctgtccaacctggccttgagcactgccagggatggggcatccacaacttctgggcaacctgtgccagctGGAATTCTGccagaggaatttcttcctcGTGTTTAACCtgaatctctcctcttttagtttaaatccattcccccttgccctgtcaGTCTGCTTATATAAAAAgctgctttccttcttttttataaTCCCCTTTCTTTGAGAGATATTCTTTGATTCACTATCAAATCTGAAAAACCGTGAAAACCTAACAAAGGTAAGGGAGAGACAGGGAGAGGGATGGACCTTCCTTGCGGGCTCTTTCCCACTGCTGAGCACGGTCTAACGAGGTAaaaggagggacagggagggggacGGACCTTTCCTTGCGGGCTCTGTCCCCACTGCTGCGGGGTGTCCGCACCGCCCTGACCGGGGGCAGGACACGGGGAGGAGGGACACGGGGAGCGGTGACACACGgagaggtgacacgggcagctGGGGACATCCCTCCGGGCGGGGACAGCAGGTCCAGGGCCACCGACCCGCTGTCCATCTCCCCCAGCCCGCCTCCCCCGGGCCgcgggggggtcccggcccggcccgggcagcTCCTTACGGTCGATGCAGGACGCGATCCCCCGGCGCCCCAGCAGcagccgcgccgccgcccgcggggccGCTCGCCACGCCATGGCCATGGCCGTGCGGGGCCGCTCCGTTCCCGGCTCCCGGCggggcaggctgggagctgtaGTCCTGcccccggcaccgcccgccCGGGCGGGGAGCGAGCGAGGGGAGCCGGCCCTGCCCCGGCCTTTGCATAGCGGGCACCGCTTCCGAGCGcggcttcctcctcctcctcctcctcctcctcctcctcgtccccGCCCGGCACCGCGAGCATCCTCATCGCCCCGAGCAGGACGGGCGGCAGCGGCCCGGGCTGGTGAGcgggagctgggagggctggcaaggagggagggaggcaggggaaAGCTTGGCATAGAAGGCGGAAAAGTTGATGCCAGCCGGCCTGGCTGGAGGCGGCCGGCTCGGAGCGAGTGCGAGTGCCGCTGACAGAGGGGGCAGGGGATGGGCCGGCCCCTCTCCGCGGAGCCGCAGGGTCCGGAGGGCTGGCAGCGAGCCTGGGGTCAGCCAGCGAGCCCCCCTGGCCAGGCGCGGGCACCTGCGGCGAGCGCGCCCGGGTGGGTTTGGCGCTGTGCAGAGAAGGAGCCGCTCCCGAAGGGGCTCGGGCGGGCACGGGCAGCGGCTGGCAGAGCCGGGCAGCCGGGGcgaggctgggctgagccctggagagcagcacggCTCCCCGGGCCCAAGGCAGAGGGGCCGCGCTCTGCCCACGCGCCTTCGGGACTGGCCCGGGTGCAGCAGCGGTCCGGCCCCGCTGCTGGTGTCCGTCAGGGCTCCAGGGTGCGGTCCCCGAGCCCTGCCAGCATTCACACTGATAGAGGAAGTGGCTGAGCTCAAGGAAAGATTTATTTGCTCTCCACTCGCCCTGCAGCGCTTGCAGCTCTACTTTTCTCGGCCGCCTGAAGGAGCAGtaattcctcctccttctctccatCAGGTGCTTCTCAGTGAGGAGAAGATAATTCAGAGAGACCAGAGATGCCTTGGCCGAGCAGAAAGAGAGACAAAGGAGCAGTAGCAGGTCTGTGCTGACGTCCTGACTGATTTAGCATCTCTCATTTGAGGTTCCAGGCTATAGTGAAACTACAGACAGCCGTATTAACCGTCTGTCTTTCACAGGCAGTGTCTTGCAGACAGCATTTCCTGTGCCAAATGGGCTGAGCACCCGAGCGTGACTGAGACAAGCCTGCTAGGTGTGTGATAAGGACAGTGATGTATTCCCAGCACAAGGTTAGGAAATGGAATTCAGGCCCATTTTTGCAGAGCTTTCAGGTCCTGCACAGCAGAGTTGGTCAGTCAGGGTACACCCAGTGCAGTGCCAGGAAGCTGATGTGGTACcagctgcaaaaacaaaaagcaagaacattGCACTGGAGGCATCATGATGTGGTGTTTAAAGTACCAGATGAAAAACCTGCACATCTGTGCCCCTCATCTGCTTGATCCACTCCAGCAAATAACCACCTTTTTATCCCTTAATCACTTCTTaataatggggttttttttgtctgtatcctgaagaaaaaaaggatccCTTCTGAACAGGTAGCTCAGTGGAGGTTAAGCTAAGATTTCCATCTCTTGCAGGAATTGAAATAGTTTGGTTTGCTTGGTGAATGTTCCTCTTACTCACCACATTCACCTAAGTCTActtcactgcctgcagctgatTCCTcagcaattaatttaaaaaattcaactACACTCCATGTGGGTAAACATGGTCCATCCCGAGGTCTTTTTATTACTAACTGGGAGTATTAAACTACATTTTTGCACACAGAAAAATAGCCTTATTTCAGATGCAAATTAGAAATACCCAGAACCATTGGTGCATAATGCTGCTACCTTACCCTGAGCACCTGGGGTGCCCCAAACAGTCAAATGTGTGAAACCAGCTTGGacaactaaaaatattttttgaaacacAATGTGTTTTATCTCAATGTCTTTTAAGATAAAAAAGAGCCTGATGCTAAAATTGCCAAAACCGAGGAGGAGACTTCAGataaggaggaagaagagaagtcTGCAAAACCCCCAGCTGGGAGCTCCAAGTCAGGATGgaagaactggaagaaaaaagaatctgAGTCTGGTGGGGAGGAAAGCAAGATCACATATTGTCACTGGCTGCTGAAATCAGAACCTGAGagcaggctggagaaggggGTGGATGTGAAGGTGAGCACTGACACCCCCTCACTCAGcaaaggacagcagcagggtcactcctgcccagctttagGGCCCAGATGCTGAGGGACAGCATCAGGCAACtcagattgttttctcttctcaaAACCCATTTGTCCTCctggaaatataaaaacaaaacgTTCTTGTCCAAGGTGACAGCCTTGGGGTTTCATACATGTAATACAAGAGGAAATCAGCCCCTCAGGATGCTTGGCTGTTGGTCACAGGAGCAGCACgtttcagacactgctgctttGAAAAGGTTTTTCTGTAGGCCCTGTGGGAGATAAAAATTGTGTCAGGTTTGTGCTATAATTGAAGGAGCTGCTAGCAACAAATGCTTAGGCACAGTGCAGACAATGACACTGTAAAGATCACAAACCTCCTGAatgaatgtttattttcatttcatttggcAGTTCAGTGTTGACGACTTGAAAGCTCAGCCTAATCAGACAACCTGCTGGGATGGAGTAAGGAACTACCAGGTAGGAAGCACATGGGGGCACTGAAATAGCAGTAGAAGAAGGTGGCTCTGCCACAGCTTGTTCCTGTGCCCGAAGCATTTCCTCTTGGGGCACTCTGCCTGTTCATGCAGGTGCATTTTGGCAGGGATCTGAAGTCAACTCCTGCTTAGTGGCCTCTAGGTCAGAGGGAGACTCAGGCTGGGGAATATTCTGTCAAGTCATCcagcttttctttcacttaGACCAACCTTTGGTACCTTACAGCAAGTCTGTACTTACCCAAATCCTCTGTCAGTGTACAGCTTTCTGTTCCAGAGGAATTCCACGTGAGTTCCCCTGCTGTGTATGATCCCTGTACTATATAGGATTCCCTATCCCCTGACACGTGATCTGCTCTGAGTTGTTTGCTGACAACTCTCCTGGGCAAGGGTGGCTGAGCTGTTGAATTCCCACACACTTTCTGACCAACAGGATCTTGCTCTTTAACTTTGTTTTTACTTAATTTCATTCCAacacaaaaacatctctatgaCAACTGTAGGAAACATTATCTGAGTAATTCTGAAGCACATCTACCTCTCCTCTTGTTGCTTCCTATTCTTGGCTGCTTCTAATGAAGCCCTGAGAGCTTAATGGAAAGAGCTGAAAGTCTCTTGTTTACTCCTGACAGGCAAGGAATTTCCTGAGATCCATGAAACTTGGGCAGCAAGCCTTCTTCTACCACAGTAACTGCAAAGAGCCTGGCATTGTGGCCCTTGTCAAGGTGAGTGTCTGTGTtatggggagaggggagaagtGATAATGAATGGGTTATCAAACAGCTCACTGCTTGTCTCAGCACCAAAGAGTGCAGGAGTTGTCCAGTGAGAGCAGGGAATGACCAGGACACCTCAGCTCAACACCACAGGGCTGACTCAGCCGTGTGTCCCCAGAGAGATGGAACCACactgtgctgttttcctgctgacaTTTCAGGGCACTCCCAGCCAAGCCAAGTGTTGTTCCACACTCTGATTCCAGTCTGACTCACTACATTCTAGTCAGCAGAGCCCACAAGGCAGTAGAATAAAACCAGGGCACagaacagctttttctttaagAGGAGAACTCATCACAAAGATCATCATCAGCTACccagttttcctctgctgcatttctttccACACTGACCTCCAGCACTCACTGTTCTGCACTTCTTCCACCCAGGAAATGTAAAGGAAACTGTTAGAATGGAGTTCAGGGAAAGCAAGGCTGATTTATCACCAGGATTATTCCTTGTCACATCTCATGCCCTTTGCTGACAGGTGTTTTGAACTGATGGAAAATTTCTTCTCCCGTTCTGCTTCAGATCGTAAAGGAGGCGTACCCTGATCACACACAGTTTGACCAGAAGGATCCTCATTATGACTCCACCAGCAGAAAAGAGAACCCCAAATGGTCCATGGTAATGTATTCTATTAAATACAGCTGTTCAAGCTCTGTGTGCAAGCCAGGGGAAGGGAGAAGGCTCTTTGCATCATATTGAAAATCTTAAGCTTCTGTCCTGGCTTAGctgcctttttctctctcaagaGAAAATTCAGtcctgttttctctgctttttccccAATCCCTTCCAGGAGGCTGCCAAAATGTATCTCCCTGAATTTTCAAATcttggctgcagagctggcctCCACGTGTGGCAGAACCCTGGGTTAGGAAAGTGAGCTGAGAACCAGTCAGTGCACAGCAAACAAAGCTGTAGTTTTGAGGCACATTAAATTGTAGGGAAGGGAGTGTTCTTGGGCTGGCTACATCCCACATCTGAATTTTGCATTGTCTGTGACATGAATGCACCTTGCTGGTGCACAGTGCCAACAAGTCACCTGCCACAAATACTGGGAAGCACTTTTAGCCTTCAGCAAGGCAAAGCTTCCAGGCTGTTGGTGCACATCAGTCACTTCCTTCAGCTCTAAATCTTTATCCCTCAAAGATTTGATGGGCTATCTGgaggctgtgtccctgtccaacctgctcctgtgctgccccTCCCTCCCTTGCAGGTGGATGTGCAGTTTGTGAGGATGACCAAGCGCTTCATCCCCCTGTCTGAGATCAAGGCTCACCACCTGGCACACAAAGCAGACGGGGGGCCCCTCAAGGACATGATGCTCTTCACCAGGCAACGTCTGTCCATCCAACCCCTGACACAAGGTGAGAACCTCCCAGGACTCTTGATTCCCTCTGTCAGACACGCTGGAAGTTTCATTGAtggtttttccttccttacCACAGAGGAATTTGATTTTGTCTTGAGCCTGGAAGAGGAAAAGCCACAttaaagcagcacagctcccacccAGCCCGCTGATGcctcctcctccaccagcaCAACTCTCATGTTCACCCGCTCAAGCACAGCACCACGAATGTGCCCCCACAAGATCTGCAGCCACACGTCCCTTCCCCTGACACACTgttatttttgcttatttttttcaataaataaagCCTTTTTGAATCAACTGCAGCTACCTGGGTTTTAATAGCAGGAAAATCTGCAATTTATCTCTTGAGAAAGAAACGGGTACATCTTTGTTTAGTTTGGGGTCTAGTGCAGCTCAATGTACTGCAGAGGGACATTTTTCTGCAGGAAGGAATCCCTGAGTTCTGTCTAGAACCAGAAAATTTAGAATCATTGAATAGCCAGGGTTGGAAAAGACACtaaaatcatctcattccaccccctgccatgggcagggacattttccactagcccaggttgctccaagctctgtccagcctggctttgggcatttccagggatgtggcagccacacaatcaggaggaatttctccccAACATCCCAGCTAAACTattttctgtcagtttgaagcctttCCCCCTTGTCCTCTCAGTGCATGCTGTTGTAAACAGTGTCTCTGGAGATGGATACACAAAGCAGATCACAGTGAACTTCCCGCAGGTACAAAAGTTCCCACGTTATTTTAGCTCTGACATCagggaaatggaagaaaataaagccaGCCTGCTAATTTTTAAGCCACATGGGTCCTTCACCAGGCACAGCTGCCAAGCAGTGACACAGCTTAAAGAAAGACCAAGGATTTATAAAGATAACAAAGGACAAACTCTTCCAGCATGTTTGGAGAGCTGTGgcacttttaaagaaaaatctcctcataccacagaaaaaaacccaacccaacccaataTAAAACATCAGACAAACTCGTGCACAGCATTtgacagccagggctggctcttTTTAATTGgagagacaaaaaaacccaagttttaaaatacagccATTGAAAAGACGACGAATTAAGAAACATGTAAACACAGCAGAGGCTTAATTACAACTTGCACTGCTTGGTTTGGTACTTGCCCACTCCCCTCtgcctgggagggagggagggaatgaCCCAAGTACAGCACAGAACCACCAGCTCAGGGGGACAGGACTGCTCGAGCAGCATCTGCCCCTTGACATGCCAACAAAACACTGCTCTAGAGTACCTTGTCCTGCAGTGGCCCCAGCTTCTCTCCAAGGATGCTCAGCACATCTGCTCCACCCCAGACAAACAGGGCCCAGTGGCTAACAGGCTGAATGGTCCATCAGAGTCAGTAAAAATGGGGACATTTCTGAATTCTGGTTCCACACGCAGGGACACGGGGGAGAGGGGACAAGGTAGGAAAAATCTCCCAAATCAATGTACAGGCTCATGCACCTTTTCCTAAGGAACCCTCCAGGAATGATGAACAGCTGTTGAACAGCCATCTCCTTACAGCCCCAGGCAATGATCTCAcacccagccaggcaggagaaaaaaaactccTGGAATGCAGAGGCATCTCCATCCAGGGGGCTTCTTTCCTACCACACGGCCTGCAATCCAGGGGAATAAAGGGAATAAAGGGAATAAAGGAATAAAGGCAAGGAGGGAGCTGAAGGAAAGCTTAAGAAGATTGCAAGggcactgctgtgctcagctcGGCCATTGAAGAACAGTTTGCTATTCCCAGGAGCTCCCAAAGGAGCCTCACTTGTCCCTAGAGGAttgtgcctggctgcagcacagccagtccccccgagggagggagggaggagtgTCCCAAGTGACATCCAGGGTCCTTTGCCATGGCAGAGGCCCCCAGCCCTCGGTGGTTGTTGTCTGCAGCGAGCTCTTGCTCCAGCCTTGGCAAGACACGGCCCCAGCCCGTGGCACAGGCTCCCCGTGGGGGGACAAGCAAGCCACGTCGTCAgtggggcacagcagcaccagggggTGACACGAGCATTCAGCAGAGTTGAGAGCATTAGTGTCCTCTACAGAGCGAGACTGGCCAGCTCTACTAAAAACCACAACCTTACACGTGGTGAGGGAAAGATAACTTACTTTGGCAAGCAGAAACACACATTTATCACTGAAATACAGTAGCTGTCATTACAGAAAAAgctccccttcccaccccagccccactccctccaccagcactgcactgaacaaagcagaaacttccatttcccagctgcaggacacCTGCTCTACGTTCAGCTGTAGGACAGAGAAGCTTGATTCCAGAGCCAAAAGGAAGCTGGACAAACTAGCGAGCCACAAACTCAGGGAAATCCAGACAAATCCCACTTGACAGAGCTCATATCCCAGCACTCAGTGCAGGCTGGTCTCCCCCTCGGGTAGGAGGTCTCACCCCCTGCTTGGTGAAGGGCAGCTGGACAGGATGGACATTCTCCAAACCCAGTCAGTCAAATCTACAAAGCCACATCTGATTTTTAATGGAGGAGTGACTTCCTTCTGGGAATGTTCTCATGAGTCTACTTAGCTGAAGGCTAAAAgcagcttattttaaaaaagaaaacccacattCAGGTTCTCCCTTCACTGCATGCTCACCAGACCTCGCTGGTGACTTCAGCTCAGGCCTCAGGAATGTGTCTCTGGAATCAGAGCTCTGCCACCCTTCCAGGTGCTGCTTGGCTCCTTCCAGCAGCCCCCACAGGCCTGTTTGAGCCTCCCACACCAATTGCATCCACCTTCTGTCCCCACTAACCCTCATCCCGCAGGCACGAGGCAGCAAACCAGACCACACGCTCGTGTCCCCACACTGCTGTCCATCCCCACACAAAGCCTGCTCTGTCCCGAGGACACAGACACGGGCAGGGCAGTAAATCCATCCACAGGAGAG
This portion of the Vidua macroura isolate BioBank_ID:100142 chromosome 22, ASM2450914v1, whole genome shotgun sequence genome encodes:
- the THYN1 gene encoding thymocyte nuclear protein 1 gives rise to the protein MPWPSRKRDKGAVADKKEPDAKIAKTEEETSDKEEEEKSAKPPAGSSKSGWKNWKKKESESGGEESKITYCHWLLKSEPESRLEKGVDVKFSVDDLKAQPNQTTCWDGVRNYQARNFLRSMKLGQQAFFYHSNCKEPGIVALVKIVKEAYPDHTQFDQKDPHYDSTSRKENPKWSMVDVQFVRMTKRFIPLSEIKAHHLAHKADGGPLKDMMLFTRQRLSIQPLTQEEFDFVLSLEEEKPH